GCCTTGAGAGTGTCCTGGTATTAACCTTCAACCTTGTAGCTATCGGGTTTAGCGATCTGAATCATGCGGTTGAGCGCAACACATTTGATGAACAATTCCACGGCTTGATTGTCAAATTGACGTGCACTGAG
Above is a genomic segment from Synechococcales cyanobacterium T60_A2020_003 containing:
- a CDS encoding IS5/IS1182 family transposase — protein: LSARQFDNQAVELFIKCVALNRMIQIAKPDSYKVEG